A portion of the Esox lucius isolate fEsoLuc1 chromosome 20, fEsoLuc1.pri, whole genome shotgun sequence genome contains these proteins:
- the si:ch211-67e16.4 gene encoding uncharacterized protein si:ch211-67e16.4 isoform X1, translating into MDISLTVSLMRGQMGTVIERAVSAAVETVLGEMLKVVSIKFDELKREVAAKEKETESIRQMLDISRSQVKTMQKYINALGARQPHATTTYHKNQGTAFSNSENRRAHSSSTAASEASLSSVLPQPQRRTVALPNNAMVTANGNVQPKGRVTVSLPSDLARASQLSENMVTVRTTSSLDSQGDLTAMISEALEDPSLTTTVSAMSSAAEPLDPFKVSFLAEEHPAPGMTDGGHGREEEEEEDGAQCEAEWAISAQQAEASSEGGSQPVLSPSRTDDADSFETAEAGDTHPATQMEPRLLVKEEEAEVEIICIKQEPEEMESLLMNLAAETLGPPGPLGGATPPQSHRTTEHTAFTSASSYGLAQPAMTMSGHSSRPMVRPWPKDLSLYEEYRVRRADLRRRSQTRRREMEKTLPQPLLADLVKERREKTRLRVARWRAKRKLQACLLTQMTQSQHQAAGLGLGQGGSLSSGPGTPGQVNQHSGQHKAGGPSLTQQRSTASNNVSPYSNNFLFNRTHCDSGNINYPPLQFNSSSLMLGQHGGHNMVDHSMQPASSSSQPGLTGSELYQ; encoded by the exons atggaTATTAGTCTAACCGTTTCCCTAATGCGGGGCCAGATGGGGACCGTGATAGAGAGAGCGGTGAGTGCCGCTGTTGAGACGGTGCTGGGGGAGATGTTGAAAGTGGTCAGCATTAAATTTGACGAGCTGAAGAGGGAAGTGGCAGCTAAAGAGAAGGAGACCGAGAGCATCCGACAGATGCTGGATATATCCAGATCTCAGGTAAAGACAATGCAGAAGTACATTAACGCCCTGGGTGCTAGGCAGCCGCACGCCACAACCACATACCACAAGAACCAGGGTACGGCGTTCAGTAATTCCGAAAACCGCAGGGCACACAGTTCCTCCACGGCTGCATCCGAGGCTTCGCTGTCCTCTGTTTTACCGCAGCCACAAAGAAGAACGGTTGCGCTTCCCAACAACGCAATGGTCACGGCAAATGGGAACGTGCAGCCTAAGGGTCGAGTCACCGTGAGTCTGCCCTCTGACTTAGCCAGGGCCTCACAACTCTCGGAGAATATGGTCACGGTTAGGACCACATCATCCCTTGACAGCCAAGGTGACCTGACGGCCATGATCTCAGAGGCATTGGAGGACCCGTCTTTGACCACAACTGTCTCTGCAATGAGCAGTGCAGCTGAGCCCCTGGATCCTTTCAAAG TTTCTTTCCTTGCAGAGGAGCACCCAGCTCCGGGGATGACCGATGGAGGCcatgggagagaggaggaggaggaggaggacggggCCCAGTGTGAGGCTGAGTGGGCCATTAGTGCACAGCAAGCAGAGGCCAGCTCAGAGGGCGGGTCCCAGCCGGTCCTCTCCCCATCCAGGACCGATGACGCTGACAGCTTTGAGACCGCTGAGGCCGGGGACACCCACCCAGCCACCCAGATGGAACCCCGGCTCCTGGTGAAAGAGGAGGAGGCCGAGGTGGAGATAATCTGTATCAAACAGGAGCCCGAGGAGATGGAGAGTCTGCTGATGAACCTGGCCGCCGAGACCCTCGGGCCACCGGGACCCCTGGGCGGGGCCACGCCTCCACAGAGCCACCGGACCACGGAGCACACAGCATTCACCTCAGCCAGCTCCT ACGGGCTGGCCCAGCCAGCGATGACCATGTCGGGTCACTCTTCCCGGCCGATGGTACGTCCGTGGCCCAAGGACCTGAGCCTGTATGAAGAGTACCGGGTCCGCCGGGCCGACCTCAGGCGGAGGAGCCAGACCCGTCGCCGGGAGATGGAAAAGACACTCCCCCAGCCCCTGTTAGCCGACCTGGTGAAGGAGCGACGGGAGAAGACCAGGCTCagagtagcccgctggagggcCAAGAGGAAGCTGCAGGCCTGCCTGCTAACCCAGATGACCCAGAGCCAGCACCAAGCGGCAGGCCTGGGTCTGGGCCAGGGGGGCAGCCTGAGCAGTGGTCCGGGGACTCCCGGACAGGTCAACCAACACAGCGGACAGCACAAAGCCGGGGGACCCAGTCTGACTCAGCAGAGGAGCACTGCCTCCAACAACGTGTCTCCCTACAGCAACAATTTCCTGTTTAACAGAACTCACTGTGACTCTGGTAACATCAACTACCCACCTTTACAGTTCAACTCGTCCTCTCTGATGCTGGGCCAACATGGGGGCCATAACATGGTGGATCACAGCATGCAGCCAGCGTCGTCGTCCTCACAGCCGGGCCTCACAGGCTCTGAGCTCTACCAGTAA
- the si:ch211-67e16.4 gene encoding uncharacterized protein si:ch211-67e16.4 isoform X2 — protein sequence MDISLTVSLMRGQMGTVIERAVSAAVETVLGEMLKVVSIKFDELKREVAAKEKETESIRQMLDISRSQVKTMQKYINALGARQPHATTTYHKNQGTAFSNSENRRAHSSSTAASEASLSSVLPQPQRRTVALPNNAMVTANGNVQPKGRVTVSLPSDLARASQLSENMVTVRTTSSLDSQGDLTAMISEALEDPSLTTTVSAMSSAAEPLDPFKEEHPAPGMTDGGHGREEEEEEDGAQCEAEWAISAQQAEASSEGGSQPVLSPSRTDDADSFETAEAGDTHPATQMEPRLLVKEEEAEVEIICIKQEPEEMESLLMNLAAETLGPPGPLGGATPPQSHRTTEHTAFTSASSYGLAQPAMTMSGHSSRPMVRPWPKDLSLYEEYRVRRADLRRRSQTRRREMEKTLPQPLLADLVKERREKTRLRVARWRAKRKLQACLLTQMTQSQHQAAGLGLGQGGSLSSGPGTPGQVNQHSGQHKAGGPSLTQQRSTASNNVSPYSNNFLFNRTHCDSGNINYPPLQFNSSSLMLGQHGGHNMVDHSMQPASSSSQPGLTGSELYQ from the exons atggaTATTAGTCTAACCGTTTCCCTAATGCGGGGCCAGATGGGGACCGTGATAGAGAGAGCGGTGAGTGCCGCTGTTGAGACGGTGCTGGGGGAGATGTTGAAAGTGGTCAGCATTAAATTTGACGAGCTGAAGAGGGAAGTGGCAGCTAAAGAGAAGGAGACCGAGAGCATCCGACAGATGCTGGATATATCCAGATCTCAGGTAAAGACAATGCAGAAGTACATTAACGCCCTGGGTGCTAGGCAGCCGCACGCCACAACCACATACCACAAGAACCAGGGTACGGCGTTCAGTAATTCCGAAAACCGCAGGGCACACAGTTCCTCCACGGCTGCATCCGAGGCTTCGCTGTCCTCTGTTTTACCGCAGCCACAAAGAAGAACGGTTGCGCTTCCCAACAACGCAATGGTCACGGCAAATGGGAACGTGCAGCCTAAGGGTCGAGTCACCGTGAGTCTGCCCTCTGACTTAGCCAGGGCCTCACAACTCTCGGAGAATATGGTCACGGTTAGGACCACATCATCCCTTGACAGCCAAGGTGACCTGACGGCCATGATCTCAGAGGCATTGGAGGACCCGTCTTTGACCACAACTGTCTCTGCAATGAGCAGTGCAGCTGAGCCCCTGGATCCTTTCAAAG AGGAGCACCCAGCTCCGGGGATGACCGATGGAGGCcatgggagagaggaggaggaggaggaggacggggCCCAGTGTGAGGCTGAGTGGGCCATTAGTGCACAGCAAGCAGAGGCCAGCTCAGAGGGCGGGTCCCAGCCGGTCCTCTCCCCATCCAGGACCGATGACGCTGACAGCTTTGAGACCGCTGAGGCCGGGGACACCCACCCAGCCACCCAGATGGAACCCCGGCTCCTGGTGAAAGAGGAGGAGGCCGAGGTGGAGATAATCTGTATCAAACAGGAGCCCGAGGAGATGGAGAGTCTGCTGATGAACCTGGCCGCCGAGACCCTCGGGCCACCGGGACCCCTGGGCGGGGCCACGCCTCCACAGAGCCACCGGACCACGGAGCACACAGCATTCACCTCAGCCAGCTCCT ACGGGCTGGCCCAGCCAGCGATGACCATGTCGGGTCACTCTTCCCGGCCGATGGTACGTCCGTGGCCCAAGGACCTGAGCCTGTATGAAGAGTACCGGGTCCGCCGGGCCGACCTCAGGCGGAGGAGCCAGACCCGTCGCCGGGAGATGGAAAAGACACTCCCCCAGCCCCTGTTAGCCGACCTGGTGAAGGAGCGACGGGAGAAGACCAGGCTCagagtagcccgctggagggcCAAGAGGAAGCTGCAGGCCTGCCTGCTAACCCAGATGACCCAGAGCCAGCACCAAGCGGCAGGCCTGGGTCTGGGCCAGGGGGGCAGCCTGAGCAGTGGTCCGGGGACTCCCGGACAGGTCAACCAACACAGCGGACAGCACAAAGCCGGGGGACCCAGTCTGACTCAGCAGAGGAGCACTGCCTCCAACAACGTGTCTCCCTACAGCAACAATTTCCTGTTTAACAGAACTCACTGTGACTCTGGTAACATCAACTACCCACCTTTACAGTTCAACTCGTCCTCTCTGATGCTGGGCCAACATGGGGGCCATAACATGGTGGATCACAGCATGCAGCCAGCGTCGTCGTCCTCACAGCCGGGCCTCACAGGCTCTGAGCTCTACCAGTAA